The genomic segment AGCGGCATGTGGCACATGCCGCTCCTACCGGAGCTAGGGGGAAATGGGTTGCGGCAGCTATAAACAGGCCGCTCCGACGGAGCTAAGTTACCAACACCCGCTAAAGCAAAACGCCGGAATCAGTGCTGAATCCGGCGTGCGCTTGGCGGCCTCACAACGCGACACGTTCTTGCAGTACCTCCAGCGCCAGCGCATTGATGCTCTTCCCTTGCGGAGCGACCGCTTGAAATCAGCGCGGAGTTCCTTGAGATTCATTCCGTAACCGTCAACGCCGCAGTCGAAGGCCAAGCATCTCACCACGGAAGAGGTCGCATTCCGCGTCGTACTCAATCTTCGCGTGGGAATCGTCAAGTGTCATTACGTTTATGGCTCAACTCCATGTTGTTCCAGCCACTTTCGGATGCTGGCAACCGCGTCCTTGTTCGTGTTGAGCAACCGCCCTGACAACCTTTGCACAGAAAACGCTCAGCGAATCCGTGGGCGCACATTGAGGAAGAGCATGCAAAAGCCGGGACGATGGCAACATTTCACCTGTACAGTTGTCATAACAGCCAGAACTTCATGTAGAAGGTAGAGAACAGAAGTGAAGCAAGGAAGGCGAGTAGCGCCCCAGGTACTACAACTTGGAACTCTTGTGGCATGTCTTTGGTTACGGTGAACGCCAAGTAACTGGAGATGAGGGTGATCACCGTTGGCAAGATGCTGGCAATAGTTGGAGAGGAACTCGCTCCAATGAAAATTCCGATTGTCGCGCCAAAGGCCGCGAATACACCGATGAAAACGGACGTGCGCCAAACCTCTGACTTTGCGAAGCGATTATAGAACCACGCGACTGCAACGACCAGCACGGTGCAGACAACGCCGACAGGCAACAGTAGCCAAATAGCCTTGAGCACTGCATTGATGGTATGGGTAAGGTCGCTCATAGTTTCATTTCGGCATCAGTTGTATGCGCTCTTGACGGGCAATCTCGGTAACAACCCAGTTACATTCTTTCTTGTACTTGTCCAGGTAGTCATTGTAGATGTCCATGTATTCTCCCTTTTGCTCAGACTTCTCTAGTTCGTCCACTACGAACCCATGTGACTCCACATACTCATCTTGCTTTATGGTTCCTATCGACCTTTGCTTTTCAAGTTCCTTGTCATATTTCCTCAAGGTGAGCAGGTATCTCATCAGGGCATGGTTATATTTTGCTTCAAGTGGCTGTTCGCGAAAGTGCTCCAGTTGCTGGCGAAAGCGACGCAGATCCGACAGATAAGAAGGATCGCTTTTAGCCGCAGGAACCGCAGGGTACTGTGATTCAAGTATTTTCGAGGAAAGCGACTGTTCGCGAATGTAATCCAGTTGCTGGCGCAAGCGACGTAATTCCGATGGCGAAGAAGAAGATTCAACCTTAACTACAGGAGATGATGGCTGTGGGACTGGCGGTATAACGGGGGCGGGCATCTGCTGACCATTTTGAGTTACGCTATCCACAGGCATAACCGGGTAATTGGGATGGTCATCGTTTGAACCTTGAGAGCTTACGACCACGCCAGTAATTATAACTGCCGCCACTAGCGCTCCGACAATTAAGCTTCGCGTAGAAACAATAAAACTCATGGTTGTGTTTTTTGCGGTTTCACCATCCTGCCGCTCAACGCCAGAATTCAGATGTTGGGCAAAAGGTAAAACCCGATCCAGTTCTTCCGCGCGGTGTTTAGTTTCAAAGGTCCCAATAGACCCAATGGCTTTCATCGCGAAGGTGAATGTCGAAACCGTTGCCTAAGCACGTCAGCATACTAGCCTTTGCGACACCGAAACCAATTTCGGCAGCACCAATGCCGGCACCAACAAAGGCCGCAGCGGCACCCGCAATCAAGCCGGCTTTAAGTGCTTGGTCAAAGCAACTTCTCGCCTTCGCTTCATCTGGCCTTCTCCGCGCTCTTCATCCCAAATGCGTTGCATGAGTTCTCTGGCCGCTTTGCCTTTAACCCGCAAGCGCGGCAGTTTCCGCTTGAGTTCTTGCTCGACATCTTCCGCCGTCAGCGGTATCTTCGGCAGTTTCACTATCCCTTGCGCCGCCAACTCCAGTAGTTCTTTGTCGTAGTCCACTACAGATGTTGGCGCGGGCGCAACCGGGACGAGCCGGGCAATGGCGCGATTGTGCTCTTTGATCGTGATGGCTTGGCCTTGCCGCACTTGTTGTAGGTAGTGCGAGAGTTGCTTTTGCAGTTCTGTTACGTTGACGCTTGGCATGGTTACTCGTATTCCTTTCCGCTTGGCGATGTTACACCCTCAGTCATTCAGCCAAAGGTGGTTCAGCCTGCTTCAGTGCCACCATAACATACATAACATTCATCGCTGCGCCTGCTGCGCCCCCTGCGAATGGCTATGTCCGCTAAACGCATTCAAAACCCGATTCGGCAACAACCCCAAATAAAACGTCCCCGCCAGCGTCAGCGCCACCGCCAGCGCCGCCGCCGCACTCACGCGCGGTTTCGTAAAGCCCGGTGCCAGCGGACGGAAGAACATCACCACGATCGGGTAAATGTAGTAGTAAACCGACACGATGCTGTTCAGCACCGCCGCCACTACCAGCCAATGCAGCGCCGGCGAAGCATCCCACGCCGATTTGAACACGTAGAACTTGCCGATGAACCCAGCCGTCGGCGGAATCCCCGCCAGGCTCAGCAAAAAGATCGCCAGCGGAAAGCTCAGCGCCGGGATTTCAAAGCCTACGCCGGCATAATCGTTGATCTCGGTTTTGACATCGCCCGCGCGCGCCAGCATCTGAATCACGGCAAACGCGCCCAGGTTCATCACCGTGTAGGTCAGCATGTAAAACGCGACCGGCGCGAAATCCAGCGTCAGGAAACCGACCAGCGCGTAACCGGCGTGCGCGATGGAGGAATAGGCCAGCATGCGCTTGATGTTCTTTTGCGAGATGGCGATCACGTTGCCGATGGTCATCGTCAGCACCGCAATCACCGCCAGCGCGCTCACCCAATTGCCGTGCAACTGTGCGCCCACGCCCGGCCCCGTTTGCAAGCCGAAGCCCACCGCAAACACGCGCAGGAAGGCCGCGAACACCGCCGCCTTCGGCCCCGTCGCCATAAAGCCCGTGACCAGCGTCGGCGCGCCTTCGTATACATCCGGCGTCCACAGATGGAACGGCGCGCTCGCAATCTTGAACCCGAAGCCGACCAGCATCATCGCCGCGCCGATCAGTAACAAACCGGGGTAGCCCCCTCCGTTATTGAGGACACCGGTTGTTATCACCTGGCGAATCGCTTTGAGATTGGTGTTACCCGTCGCGCCGTAAACCAGCGCCATCCCGTAAAGCAAAAACGCCGTCGAGAACGCGCCGAGCAGGAAGTATTTCAACGACGCTTCATTCGCGCGCACATCGTTGCGCCGGTACCCCGCCATCACGTAGGTCGTGATCGAAACGATCTCCAACCCCAGAAAGATCGTGACCAGATCGTTCGCCGCCGCCAGCAACAGCGCGCCCGTCGTGGCGAACATAATCAGCGTGAACAATTCGCCCGGCGGCAAACCTTCATCGTGCACGAATTGCAGCGCCAGCAGCACGGCGATGATCGAGGCCAGCACGACTACGACAGAAAACGTCAGCCGCAACGCATCCACCGTCACCATCCCGCTGAAGGCGTCCGCCCCCTGCACCGCCACCGGCCACAGACCAATCACGGCGGCCAGCGTGGCGATCAAACCAACCAGCGCAATGCCCGCGCTCACCTTGCGCGACGCTTTATTAAGCAGCGCGTCCACCAGCATGCACACCACGCCGGTCACCGCCGCAATGCTCTCCGGCAGGATCGCGCCGTAATTCAGATTGAGTTGTTCGATTGATTGCATCGTCTTGTTATATTTCGAGTGCGGCAAATTCCCTCCCACGAAGCTACACGAAGGAAACACGAAGTTTTGTTCCACCTTCGTGTTTTCTTCGTGTGACTTCGTGGGAGAAAGTTCAGGGCTATTTAGAGGCGCGCATGATCTTGCCTTCGACGTGCGCGCGGATCGCGTTGACCGTCGCTTTGGTCTGATTCATAAAGAGCATCGGCACGACGCCCATAATCACCGCCATCACGACCAGCGGCACTAAGCCGGCGTATTCGCGCGCATCCAGGTCTTCCAACTCAGCGTTCTCGTCCTTTGTGATTTCACCAAAGACGACGCGCTGTAACATCCAGAGCAGGTACACAGCCGACAGAATCACGCCCGTCGCGCCCAGCACTGCGAACAGCTTCGCATACGGCACCGTCGAAGCGAACGTGCCGAGCAGAATCAGGAATTCACCGATGAACCCGTTGAGCAGCGGCAGGCCCAACGACGACAGCGACAGGATCACGAAGAGCGTCGAATACTGAGGCATCGGCGTTGCAATCCCGCCGTAATCCGCGATCAACCGTGTGTGGCGGCGTTCATAAACGATCCCGACGCAATAGAACAGCGCGCCCGTCGAGATGCCGTGGTTCAGCATTTGGTACAACGCGCCCTGCATTCCCTGCTCAGTAAACGCAAAGATGCCCAACACGACAAAGCCCAAGTGGCTAACCGATGAATAGGCCACCAGCTTTTTCATATCGGGCTGCACCATCGCCACCAGCGCGCCGTAAATAATGCCAATCACCGCCAGCGTCATCACGATGGGCGCCGATTCGCGCGAGACTTCGGGGAAGAGCGGCAGGTTGAAGCGCATCAGACCGTAGGTGCCCATCTTCAGCAACACGCCCGCTAGGATGATCGAACCGGCGGTCGGCGCTTCGACGTGCGCGTCGGGCAGCCAGGTATGCAACGGCCAGAGCGGCACCTTGATGAAAAAGGCCAGCGCGAACGCGAACCACAACATGCGTTGCACCGGGATGCCGATGCTGGCACGTTTGGACGCGAAAGTATTCGTGATCTCAACGATGTCGAAGGTCGTGCCGCCGTTCAAGTAATATACAGCGATGATGGCGACTAACATCAGTAACGAGCCGACGACGGTGTAAATGAAAAACTTGAGCGCCGCGTAAATGCGCCGTTCACCGCCCCAGACGCCGATCAGAAAGTACATCGGGATCAGCGTAATCTCAAAAAAGAGATAGAACAGAAACATATCCAGCGAGATAAACACGCCAATCATTCCTGTTTCGAGCACGAGCATAAAAATCATGAACTCGCGCACACGCTTTGTGACGTGCCAACTCGCCAGCACCGAAATCGGCATGATGAAGGTCGTCAGTAACACCAGCCAGATGCTCAGCCCGTCTACGCCCGTGTGATAGCTGACGCCGAACGTGCCGATCCAGGGAATCTTCGTCACCATCTGCGGCAAGGCATTGCCGCGATCAAAGCCCAACAGAATGGGGATTGAAACGGCGAACGTCAGCAGCGTCGTCAACAGCGTAATGTTGCGGTAGCCGTTATTGAGTCGCTCCTGCTCTTTGCCGCCAGTCATTCCGTACAGCAGCAAGAGCAGCGCACCCGCCAGCGGCAAATAGGTTGTGATCGTTATCCAGTTCATAAAGTCGGTAGTCAGTAGTCAGTAGTCGGTAGTCAGCGGCTGACTACTAACGCAGCGCGAAATAGCCAATCACGACAATCGCGCCCATCAAAATCACCGCCGCGTAATTGCGCGCAAAACCCGTCTGCGTTGTGCGTAACACATTCGCCAGCATGCTAAACGCATTCGCCACGCCATTGACGAAGCCGTCAATCAGCTTCACGTCCACGATCTTCCATAAGAAGCTGCGCGAAGTATTTTCAATCGGATTGATGAGTGTGGCGTCGTATAGCTCGTCCACATACCACTTGTTTTCGAGCAGCGCGGGCATCGGTTTGAGCGGCGTCTTCTTGAAGATCGTCCAGCCGATGCCGATGCCGAGCAAACCCAAAACAACAGAAAGTACCGTCAAGCCAACCTCGGTGCTCGTATCGTGAGGCTCTTCAACTTTTGGGGCAGCGGCAACGCCGTGTGCGCCCGAGCCTTCCGTGACAGCGCCGCCAGCGTTGTCCGCGCCGTGTTCAGCGCCTACGTGCGCAATCGCCGGTTCCAGGAAGTGCTCGAAATGATTCGCCCCACCCAGCGCCGCGGGCCAGCCAACCCAACCGCCCGCCACCGACAGCACCGCCAAAATCACCAACGGCAATGTCATCACCCAGGGCGACTCGTGCGGATGGAAGTGTCCGTGCTTTCCCTTGCCGTGCCCGCTGTGCGCATCGTGTTCGTGAATCACCGGCGAGCCGTCGTAGCGTTCATCGCCCCAAAACGTCATCACCATCATCCGCGTCATATAGACCGCCGTCAGCAACGCGGTCAGCGCGGCCACGCCCCAAAGCACTTTGTTCATGCCACTCGGCAAAGCTTCGGTCGAAAAGGCGCGCCACAAAATCTCATCCTTGCTGAAGAAGCCAGACAGGAACGGGAACCCCGAAATCGCCAGCCAGCCGACCAGCATCGTGGCCCAAGTTACTTTCATGTACTTCTTCAAGTTACCCATGTAACGCATATCCTGCTCGTGGTGCATCCCGTGAATGACCGAGCCGGAACCGAGGAAGAGCAGCGCCTTGAAAAACGCGTGCGTCATCACGTGGAAGATGCCAGCGATGAAATAGCCGGTGCCGCAAGCCAAAAACATGTAGCCGAGTTGCGAAACCGTCGAATAGGCCAGCACCTTCTTGATGTCGTTCTGCGCCAAACCAATCGTCGCGGCAAAGATCGCGGTCGCCGCCCCGATCACCGCAATCACCACCATCGCGGTTGGTGATTTGACGACGACAGCGCTGCAACGCGCGGTCAGATAGACGCCCGCCGTAACCATCGTCGCCGCGTGTATCAGCGCCGACACCGGCGTGGGGCCCGCCATTGCATCCGGCAACCAGACGTAGAGCGGAATCTGGGCCGATTTGCCGGTCGCACCGCCGAAGAGCAGCAGTGCAATCACGGTCGCAGTACCGAAGACCCACAAATGATCCGGCGCCCAGGTCGCAATCGTCGTCAGGAAGCTGGCGGCTTCGCCTTTCGCCACAAAGCTGATCGAACCGAAAGTCGTGAAGATTACGAACAGACCGATCATAAATGACAGATCGCCGATGCGGTTGGCGACGAAGGCTTTCTTGGCCGCATCGCCCGCTTCTTTTTTGCGGATGTAATAGCCGATCAATAAATACGAACAGAGGCCCACACCTTCCCAGCCAACGAACAGCAACAGCAGGTTATCGGCCAGTACCAGCGTCAGCATCATGAACATGAACAGATTCAGGTACGCGAAGAAGCGGTAATAGCCCGGATCGCCGTGCATATAGCCAGTCGCATAAACGTGAATCAGGAAGCCGACGAAAGTGACAAACAGGATGTAAACGCCAGAAAGCGGATCGAGCAGGTAGGCGAAATCGGCTTGGAACGTGCCGACTTGAATCCAGGTGAACCAGTATTCGCTGACCTGTCGCAAGCCCTCCGCATTCGCCGGGGCGTGCAGCAATCCGTTAAAGGAAAGCACTGCCAGCACGAACGAGACGAAAACGGATGCGGGCGCGATGATGCTCACAGCCCGTTCGCCCAGCCGTTTGCCAAAGAATCCGTTGATTGCCGCGCCGATGAGCGGCGCGAGGGTGATCCATTTCAACATAAAAAGTAGTTGATAGTTGACAGTTGATAATTGATAGTCGCAGGACGGTGAATAGTTCAAAACTATCAACTGTCAACTATCAACTATCAACTCAATTACAGTTTAAGCAAATCCGCTTCGTCCACGTTGAGCGTTTCGCGGTTGCGGAAGAGCGAAATAATAATCGCCAGGCCGACCGCCGCTTCTGCCGCCGCCACGGTCATCACAATGAAGACAAACAACTGTCCGGTGACGTTGTTCAGGTAACGCGAGAAGGCGACCAGCGTCAGGTTGACCGCGTTGAGCATCAGTTCGACGCACATAAACAGCACGATCACGTTGCGTTGCAGCAACACGCCGACCACGCCAATCGTGAACAGCACCGCGCTCAACGCCAGATACCAGGAAAGTGGAATCATCGGTAAAACCCCGCTTCAATGTAGGGCAACCTGCCGAGGTTGTCCGGTGTGGCAATGGACGCTTAACAGGTTAGCAAACCCATTCCGTCTCTCTGCCCTGAAAATTCAACCAATCAACCAGGGCAACCTCGGCAGGTTACCCTACTGTTCTTGCTCGCGTTGCGCATCCAGCGAGCGTTGCGCATCCGCTTGCGTCTCGCGCTTGGCCAGCAGCATTGCGCCGACGATAGCCATCAGAATCAGCACCGAGGTCGCCTCAAACGGCAGCACGTATTGCGAGAACATGCCCTGCGCGATGGATTCGACCGTACCAGTGACTTTGGTCGGGTCAACGCCCGCATCATTCGCGCTCGGCAAAGCGCCGGGCGTGTTGCCGATGTAACGGATGATGAAGAAGATTTCGGCCAGCAATGCGCCAAAGAGCGGCACCGCCAGCCATTGCAAAAACTTCTGCTTGTCGGTGATGGCTTCTTCCGCCCGCACGTTGAGTAGCATGATCACGAAGACAAACAGCACCATGATCGCGCCGGCATACACAATGATTTGAACCGCTGCGATGAAGGGTGCATACAACGTCAGGAAAAGCGCCGACAAGGCGACCATGACGGTAATCAGGGCAATCGCGCTGTAAATCGGATTGCGCTGCAAAATCACGTTGAACGCCGCCACGACGGCCAGCGCCGCAAACGCGAGGAACAGCACGACGGGAATGTTTTCAGAAATGTAATTAACGATGTCCATACAGCGCCTAGAAGAAGAGCACCGCCAACACGGCCGACAGCACGATGTTGAAGAGCGCCATCGGCAGCAGGAACTTCCAGCCGAAGTTCATCAACTGATCAAAGCGAAAACGCGGCAACGTCCCGCGCAACCAGATATACAGGAAGAGGAAGAAGAATATCTTCCCTAAGAAATAGACCACGCCCAGCAGCGGAAATTGCGCGACGAAGGGGCCATTCCAACCGCCTAAAAAGATGACCGTCGCCAGCACTGAAACCGTCATCATGTTGACGTATTCAGCCATAAAGAAGAGCGCGAACTTCAACGCGCTGTATTCGGTATGAAACCCGGCGACCAATTCAGTTTCCGCTTCCGGCAAATCGAAGGGCACACGATTGGTTTCGGCAATGGCACTAATCAGATAGATGAAAAAGGCGATGATGCCCACCGGCAACAATTGCCACGTCGCCCCGCCAAAGATGTTCCATTTCGGAAAGATACCGAACCACGCGCCGGATTGCAGTTCGACGATCTTGGACAGATCGAGCGTGCCCGCCATCAAGAGCGCCGCAATCAGCGAGAGCGACAACGACAATTCATAACTGATCATCTGCGCCGTCGAGCGCAGGCCGCCCAGCAGGCTGTATTTGGAATTGGAAGACCAACCCGCGATCACGATGCCGTACACGCCCAGGCTGGTCATCGCCAGCACATACAGCAAACCGATATTCATGTGGGTGACAGACAGGCTGATCTTGCGTCCGAACAATTCAAAGTCCGGCCCGACCGGATAAACAATCAACACCATCATCGCGGGCACCAACGTCACGGCGGGCGCCAGAATGTAAAGCCATTTGTTGACTGCCAGCGGCACGATGTCTTCTTTGAAGATGAATTTGAGCAGGTCGGCGAAAGGTTGCAACAAGCCGGACGGGCCGACGCGATTCGGCCCTAGGCGGTTTTGAATCACCGCCAACACGCGGCGCTCGG from the Acidobacteriota bacterium genome contains:
- a CDS encoding type II toxin-antitoxin system prevent-host-death family antitoxin, with product MPSVNVTELQKQLSHYLQQVRQGQAITIKEHNRAIARLVPVAPAPTSVVDYDKELLELAAQGIVKLPKIPLTAEDVEQELKRKLPRLRVKGKAARELMQRIWDEERGEGQMKRRREVALTKHLKPA
- a CDS encoding NADH-quinone oxidoreductase subunit N, with amino-acid sequence MQSIEQLNLNYGAILPESIAAVTGVVCMLVDALLNKASRKVSAGIALVGLIATLAAVIGLWPVAVQGADAFSGMVTVDALRLTFSVVVVLASIIAVLLALQFVHDEGLPPGELFTLIMFATTGALLLAAANDLVTIFLGLEIVSITTYVMAGYRRNDVRANEASLKYFLLGAFSTAFLLYGMALVYGATGNTNLKAIRQVITTGVLNNGGGYPGLLLIGAAMMLVGFGFKIASAPFHLWTPDVYEGAPTLVTGFMATGPKAAVFAAFLRVFAVGFGLQTGPGVGAQLHGNWVSALAVIAVLTMTIGNVIAISQKNIKRMLAYSSIAHAGYALVGFLTLDFAPVAFYMLTYTVMNLGAFAVIQMLARAGDVKTEINDYAGVGFEIPALSFPLAIFLLSLAGIPPTAGFIGKFYVFKSAWDASPALHWLVVAAVLNSIVSVYYYIYPIVVMFFRPLAPGFTKPRVSAAAALAVALTLAGTFYLGLLPNRVLNAFSGHSHSQGAQQAQR
- a CDS encoding NADH-quinone oxidoreductase subunit M; protein product: MNWITITTYLPLAGALLLLLYGMTGGKEQERLNNGYRNITLLTTLLTFAVSIPILLGFDRGNALPQMVTKIPWIGTFGVSYHTGVDGLSIWLVLLTTFIMPISVLASWHVTKRVREFMIFMLVLETGMIGVFISLDMFLFYLFFEITLIPMYFLIGVWGGERRIYAALKFFIYTVVGSLLMLVAIIAVYYLNGGTTFDIVEITNTFASKRASIGIPVQRMLWFAFALAFFIKVPLWPLHTWLPDAHVEAPTAGSIILAGVLLKMGTYGLMRFNLPLFPEVSRESAPIVMTLAVIGIIYGALVAMVQPDMKKLVAYSSVSHLGFVVLGIFAFTEQGMQGALYQMLNHGISTGALFYCVGIVYERRHTRLIADYGGIATPMPQYSTLFVILSLSSLGLPLLNGFIGEFLILLGTFASTVPYAKLFAVLGATGVILSAVYLLWMLQRVVFGEITKDENAELEDLDAREYAGLVPLVVMAVIMGVVPMLFMNQTKATVNAIRAHVEGKIMRASK
- the nuoL gene encoding NADH-quinone oxidoreductase subunit L, translated to MLKWITLAPLIGAAINGFFGKRLGERAVSIIAPASVFVSFVLAVLSFNGLLHAPANAEGLRQVSEYWFTWIQVGTFQADFAYLLDPLSGVYILFVTFVGFLIHVYATGYMHGDPGYYRFFAYLNLFMFMMLTLVLADNLLLLFVGWEGVGLCSYLLIGYYIRKKEAGDAAKKAFVANRIGDLSFMIGLFVIFTTFGSISFVAKGEAASFLTTIATWAPDHLWVFGTATVIALLLFGGATGKSAQIPLYVWLPDAMAGPTPVSALIHAATMVTAGVYLTARCSAVVVKSPTAMVVIAVIGAATAIFAATIGLAQNDIKKVLAYSTVSQLGYMFLACGTGYFIAGIFHVMTHAFFKALLFLGSGSVIHGMHHEQDMRYMGNLKKYMKVTWATMLVGWLAISGFPFLSGFFSKDEILWRAFSTEALPSGMNKVLWGVAALTALLTAVYMTRMMVMTFWGDERYDGSPVIHEHDAHSGHGKGKHGHFHPHESPWVMTLPLVILAVLSVAGGWVGWPAALGGANHFEHFLEPAIAHVGAEHGADNAGGAVTEGSGAHGVAAAPKVEEPHDTSTEVGLTVLSVVLGLLGIGIGWTIFKKTPLKPMPALLENKWYVDELYDATLINPIENTSRSFLWKIVDVKLIDGFVNGVANAFSMLANVLRTTQTGFARNYAAVILMGAIVVIGYFALR
- the nuoK gene encoding NADH-quinone oxidoreductase subunit NuoK — encoded protein: MIPLSWYLALSAVLFTIGVVGVLLQRNVIVLFMCVELMLNAVNLTLVAFSRYLNNVTGQLFVFIVMTVAAAEAAVGLAIIISLFRNRETLNVDEADLLKL
- a CDS encoding NADH-quinone oxidoreductase subunit J produces the protein MPVVLFLAFAALAVVAAFNVILQRNPIYSAIALITVMVALSALFLTLYAPFIAAVQIIVYAGAIMVLFVFVIMLLNVRAEEAITDKQKFLQWLAVPLFGALLAEIFFIIRYIGNTPGALPSANDAGVDPTKVTGTVESIAQGMFSQYVLPFEATSVLILMAIVGAMLLAKRETQADAQRSLDAQREQEQ
- the nuoH gene encoding NADH-quinone oxidoreductase subunit NuoH: MDISQILQQENTQWLIEASLKMVVFWLVIMLVVAYTVYAERRVLAVIQNRLGPNRVGPSGLLQPFADLLKFIFKEDIVPLAVNKWLYILAPAVTLVPAMMVLIVYPVGPDFELFGRKISLSVTHMNIGLLYVLAMTSLGVYGIVIAGWSSNSKYSLLGGLRSTAQMISYELSLSLSLIAALLMAGTLDLSKIVELQSGAWFGIFPKWNIFGGATWQLLPVGIIAFFIYLISAIAETNRVPFDLPEAETELVAGFHTEYSALKFALFFMAEYVNMMTVSVLATVIFLGGWNGPFVAQFPLLGVVYFLGKIFFFLFLYIWLRGTLPRFRFDQLMNFGWKFLLPMALFNIVLSAVLAVLFF